A stretch of Mya arenaria isolate MELC-2E11 chromosome 14, ASM2691426v1 DNA encodes these proteins:
- the LOC128218265 gene encoding uncharacterized protein LOC128218265 isoform X1, translating to MASNFESSIQRGCDFIHDFVCSPCEEDDLNTEAQYFCNQCTKYYCVNCVLVHNKLFKRHSVLDRTDMTKWAAAPGMVDVLERCERHPGEALKLVCGDHDQLCCPVCVAMDHRNMDLLTSTLEFMLNTISSEDELMNFAATWGIQEASTVRLRLLQIRNPEYGGTFVNEELDLILQHFGGASTSTDQQISSAMNADLDLAFDYVQEQDEVEGAVQAILFDDEIEEASHVCVEDGPWSPVTAVQCGAGDEPGPSNRSDHLHKAHHMNWIHLN from the exons AtggcatcaaattttgaatCCTCCATTCAGAGGGGCTGTGATTTCATCCACGATTTCGTCTGTTCCCCATGCGAAGAAGATGACTTGAACACGGAAGCTCAATATTTCTGTAATCAGTGTACGAAATATTACTGCGTAAACTGTGTCCTAGTTCACAACAAGCTATTCAAGAGACACTCGGTGCTCGACCGGACGGACATGACGAAATGGGCAGCAGCACCAGGGATGGTGGACGTCCTCGAGAGATGCGAGAGGCACCCCGGGGAGGCTCTCAAGCTGGTCTGTGGTGACCATGACCAGCTGTGTTGTCCCGTGTGCGTTGCCATGGATCATAG aaacatgGATCTACTGACCTCAACCCTCGAATTCATGCTGAACACCATTTCTAGTGAAGATGAACTGATGAATTTTGCCGCTACATGGGGTATTCAAGAGGCTTCAACTGTACGGTTACGACTTTTACAGATACGAAATCCTGAGTACGGTGGCACCTTTGTCAATGAAGAACTTGACCTCATACTTCAACATTTTGGGGGAGCATCTACATCAACTGATCAACAAATTTCTTCTGCCATGAATGCCGATTTAGACTTGGCATTTGATTATGTTCAAGAACAAGATGAAGTGGAGGGTGCCGTTCAAGCTATTTTGTTTGACGATGAAATAGAAGAGGCATCACATGTTTGTGTTGAAGACGGCCCATGGAGTCCGGTGACAGCTGTTCAATGCGGAGCAGGAGACGAACCGGGTCCGTCCAATAGATCCGACCATCTCCACAAGGCCCATCACATGAATTGGATACACCTAAACTAA